In the genome of Deltaproteobacteria bacterium, the window GTATGGGGGAGAAGGGGGCGGCTTTTCTGATCGACTCGATAGCCTCTTCGTCCAGAATGGCGAACCCGGAGCTCCTCACGAGTTTGATGTTCTTCAGGTCCCCGCCCCGGTTGATGGAGAAGTCGAGAATGAGGTCGCCCTGGATCCCTCTCTGAATGGCATCGAAGGGGTATTGCCAGACGAGCTCGATTTTTCTCTTTATGCTGGCAAAGTAGGAGATGTACTGGATAGAGGGATTGTCGAGGGGTGTCAAAACCGTTCCTGCCCGCGCGACTTCCGAAAACTCGCCCTGCTGCTTCGCCTCTGATTTCGTGCCGATATTTTCCCCTTCCCCCTTCCCCTCTCCTTTCGTATTCCTCTCTCTTGCCGCCAGGACCATCTTGCCCAGCGTCGGTGTCAGGTCCTTTACCCGGGGGACCTTTCCTCTTTCATCAGCACCCTTTCCCTCACTGTCTGCGATCTTGCTCTTTTCCTCCTGCCTGTTTGAGGCCTCTTGTCCCTGTTTGCCTTTTTCCGCCTCCTCGCTTTTTGTCTGGGTTGCAACTTTCGGCATCACCTTCTCGGGAGGCAGGTCGGGGTTGACGGGGAGGTCGGGCACTTTCCCCTCCAGGACCCGGTCCTTGAACGGCGGAAGGGGCTTCTGTTGGGGTGTTTTTTCCTCGGCGGGCTTGGTTTTTTTGAATTTCTTGCTGTCGATGAGCCCGGGGAGCGCTTTCTCTATCTCTGTGGCCCTCGGGATGTCGATGAGCTCGACGAAGGCGACCCTCGGCTCCTTCAGGGGCTCCGTTTTTATTGTCATGAGAAACAGAATCGATGTAACATGGAGAAACATCGATGCTATTATGTAGGTGTTCAACCTTTTCTTATTGTTCATGTTGGAAATCGGCCCGATATGCGATATGCTTCCATTTTTACTGATTATTAAAGCACAATTGCGGCGGAAGGGAGGAGTGAAAAATAATACCCCTCAGAGACACGATACCATCTGAGAGGAAACCGGTTGTCAATTACGCAATCATCGGCCTGAATGCCTTTTTTTTTCTCATAGAGGTTTTCGCCGGGGGCGCACAGCATGACATCATCACCAATTTTGGCGTCATTCCATTCCGGTTCGTGGACAACTGGAGTTCTTCCTTAAGGGAACTGCTCACGCCCCTGTCCGCCATGTTTCTCCATGGCGGGTGGCTCCACATCCTGAGCAACATGCTCTACCTTTACATCTTCGGCGACAACGTGGAGGATGCCCTCGGGCACGGGAAGTACCTGGCGTTCTACCTTACCTGCGGCTTCTTATCCTTTCTGACCCAGATCATGATCAACACCTCGTCGATGGTTCCCAATATCGGCGCTTCCGGGGCCGTTGCGGGCGTTCTCGGGGCCTACCTTCTCCTCTATCCCCGGGCCCGCGTCGTGACCCTCCTTCCACTCTTCGTTGTTTTCACCATGGTCGAGATTCCCGCATATTTCTTCCTCGGCTTCTGGTTTTTAATGCAGCTTGCCGGGGGCACCGCCCAGCTTGGTAACCAGAACCCCTTTTCGGGTGGGATCGCGTTCTGGGCCCACATCGGGGGATTCGTGGCGGGTGCACTGCTCCTTGGCCTTTTCCTGCCGAAATGGCGGATGCGGTTTCCCGGGCGCCGCCTCTAGCTGTCTGCGGGGAAAGCGTGGAGCTGTTTCCGGGAAAAAACCTTGACAAATAAGGATATTCGTATATATCTATTATCGACAAGCGATAAATTTGTTTTTTCACCATTCCATTACCTAAATAAAGGAGGGGGAGAATATGACGAAGGCTGAACTCGTTGCAAAGATTGCAGGTGAAACGAAAGTCAGCAAAGCGGCTGCAGAAAAGGTTCTGAACTCGGCTATCAAAAACGTAACGATGGCTCTTAAGAAAGGGGACAAGATCACCCTCACGGGATTTGGCACGTTTTCCGTATCCAAGAGGAAAGCGAGGAAGGGTCGCAACCCTCAGACCGGCGCGGCAATAAGAATCAAAGCGACGAAGGTTCCCAAGTTTTCTCCCGGGAAGGGGCTCAAAGACGCTGTAAGCGGGAAGAAATAAGCCTATCCCCCCGGCAAGATCCCGCCCCGGGAAGTTTTTCCCGGGGCTTTTTTTTTCGCGGTTGACCGTGAAGCGGCCTGTCCGCTTTTTTGAAATCGCGAAAGATGCCTTTTATGGCCTGCATAAATCTGCATATAATATGGAGTCCTGATATTCACAGTTAAGCGAAGGAGGAGGTTTGTCATGAGCATAATCGTTGACGTATTTGCCAGGCAGATTCTCGATTCACGGGGCAACCCCACCATCGAGGTGGAAGTGACGCTCGAATCGGGCGCAGTGGGCAGGGCGGCGGTTCCCTCGGGTGCCTCGACGGGAACCCGGGAAGCAGTTGAGCTAAGAGACGGCAATCCTCGGAAATACCTGGGGAAAAGCGTTGAAAAGGCGGTGAAAAACGTAAATGCCGTGATCGCCCCGAAAATGATCGGCCTCGATGCGACGGAGCAGGTCTTCATCGACAATTTCCTCCTGGCCCTCGACGGGACCCCGAACAAGTCGAAGCTCGGTGCGAATGCGATCCTCGGGTTTTCTCTCGCCGCGGCAAAAGCCGCTGCCCAGTACACAGGATTGCCGCTCTACCAGTACATCGGCGGGGTCCATTCCTGCACCCTTCCCGTGCCGATGATGAACATAGTCAACGGTGGCGCCCACGCCGACAACAACGTGGACATCCAGGAGTTCATGATCATGCCCCTCGGCGCCGCGTCGTTTGCAAAAGCGCTGCAGATGGGTACGGAAACGTTTCACGCTCTGAAGAAGGTGCTGAAGTCCCGGGGCTACTCCACGTCGGTCGGGGACGAGGGGGGGTTCGCCCCTCACCTCGAGTCGAACGAGGAGGCCTTCGAGGTGATCGTAGAGGCGATCGGGAAGGCGGGATACAAGGCGGGCAAGGACATCGCCCTTGCCATCGACGCTGCGGCGTCGGAGTTCTTCTCCCGGGGCAAATACGTCTTCAAAAAGTCCGACGGATCGAAAAAGAGCCCGGAAGAGATGGTGAGCTTCTACGGGAGGCTCGCAAAGAAGTACCCCATCGTCTCCATCGAGGACGGCTTTGCCGAGAACGACTGGAAGGGGTGGAAGCTCTTTACCCGGGCCATGGGGGACAGGATGCAGATCGTCGGCGACGACGTCTTCGTGACGAACCCGCAGATCATCGAGAAGGGCATCAGGGAGGGGGTGGCGAACTCCGTGCTCATCAAGTTGAATCAGATAGGGACGCTCACGGAGACGATCGAGGCCGTCGAGCTGGCAAAGCGTGCCGGCTTTACTTCCGTGGTCTCCCACCGTTCCGGGGAGACGGAAGACACGACGATCGCCGATTTCGTCGTCGCCCTCGGAACCGGTCAGATCAAGACGGGCTCGGCCTGCAGGACGGACAGGGTGTGCAAGTACAATCAGCTCCTGCGGATAGAAGAGGAACTCGAGGGATTTGCCCGGTATCCCGGATGGAGCGTTTTTTATAATATCGCCGTCAAGAAATAGGGTGCGGAGCAGGCAAGTATGGACAGGAGAAGGTTCGTTGCCCTCGTGATCCTCGATGGATGGGGACACCGGGAAGAAAAAGAGTACAATGCCGTGGCGATGGCGAACACCCCCTTTTTCGACCACATCGCATCACGCTATCCCGGCACGATCATTTATGCTTCCCAGGAGAGGGTGGGGCTGCCCAACGGACAGATGGGGAACTCGGAGGTGGGCCATCTGAACATCGGCGCGGGCCGCGTCGTTTACCAGGATTTCGTGAGGATCAACAAGGCCGTCGAAGGAGGAGAGTTCTTTGAGAACCAGGTCCTTCTCGACGCGATGAGAAAGACCCGGGAGTGGGGAAGACCCCTCCACCTGATCGGGCTCGTCTCGGACGGCGGCGTCCACAGCATGGACACCCACCTGCTTGCACTCATCGCCATGGCGAAAAAAAACGGCATCGCCAGGGTTTACGTTCACGCCCTTCTCGACGGGCGCGACACGCCTCCGAAGAGCGGGGCGGGTTATCTGAGCGAGTTAAGGGACGAGATGGAGCGCATCGGTGTGGGGAAGATCGCCACCGTGGGCGGCCGGTACTACGGGATGGACCGGGACAACCGGTGGGAGAGAACGGAGAGGGCTTACCGGGCACTCGTCTTCGGTGAGGGCATCGCGCAGGAAGACCCCGTTGAGGCCGTCAAGAGGTCCTATGAAAAGGGGGTAACCGACGAGTTCGTCGAACCGGTGGTCATCGTAAAAGACGGCGTTCCCGTCGGCCCGATCGAGCACGGCGACGGCATCGTGTTTTTCAACTTCCGGGCCGACAGGGCCCGGCAGCTGACGCGGGCCCTTGCCCTGCCCGCGTTTGAAAAGTTCGACCGGGGAGGGTTTCTCGAGCCAACCTACGTCTGCATGACGCTCTACGACGAGACCTTTCGCCTCCCCGTTGCCTTTTCCCCGAAAACGATGAAAAATTCCCTCGGGGAGGTTTTCACGAGAGAGGGGATTCGGAATCTCAGGATCGCGGAAACGGAGAAGTATGCCCACGTTACCTACTTTTTCAACGGCGGAGAGGAGGAGGTCTTCGATGGTGAAACCAGGATACTCATACCTTCCCCATCCGTACCCACCTACGACCTGAAACCCGAGATGAGCGCCTACGAGGTTGCCGACCGTGCCGTTTCAGAGATAAGAAAGGGCGCCTTCGACGTGATGGTGCTGAACTTCGCAAATCCCGACATGGTGGGGCACACGGGGATAATCGAGGCGGCGGTGGCGGCGGTCGAGGCGGTCGATGCAAACCTCGGCAAGGTGGTAAAGCTCGTCCTGGACGCAGGGGGTGTTGCCCTGGTCACCTCAGACCATGGAAACGTCGAGATCATGGTGGACCCCGAGACGGGGCAACCCCACACGGCGCACACCATCAACCCCGTCCCGTTCATCGTCGTCGATCCGCACTTTCGGGGAAGGCTCAAGGAAAACAGGGCCCTCGAGGACATCGCGCCGACCATACTGAAATTACTCGGGCTGCCCGTTCCCGGCGAGATGACCGGCCAGGACATACGGGTTGATGGGTAGGTTCAGGAAGTTTTCCGGCAGAGAGGGAGGGGGCTTCCTTTTCGCCGGCCCCCTTGTCCTTTTCCTCGCGCTCCTTCCCGCAAAGAGTGCGCCGGCTTTCGTCACGGCCCGGTCCCTCGTGCTCGATCTCTCTCCCTCTTCCGGTTCCATCCGCGCCACCTTCACCGTGGAGATAGAAAACGACCGGCCCGTCCCGCTCGGGAGGCAGCAGTTTTTTCTCTACCCCGAGATGTTTAACGCCGGCTTTCTCAAGGACAACTTCGAAGACGTTGTCGATGGCAGGAGCATCCGTCCCGGCAGCTTCACCATGACCGCCGCCGAAGCGGGAGATGGCAGGGAGGTTGGCTTCGAAAGAGAGCAAGGACCGTATATGTCCCTTGTTTTCGGCCTTCCCCTCGCCCCCGGTGAGAGAAACACCGTGACGCTTCGCTACGAGCTGCTTATCCCCAACCACTTTTCCTGTTTTTCCGCGGTGCGAAAGGGCCTGTACCTGAACGGCGCCTTCTACCCGCTTCCCGTTTCCCGCAGGAATGGGAGACCGGAGCTCAGTCTTCAGAACGGGGAGGTCTCCTTCGCGGTGCGGGTGAAAGAGGGGGGGAAGAAGGTTCTCCTCATCCCCCACCGCAGTGGGTACGTCACGGGAGATGGATCGGTTGGCGTCGTTGCCGCTCTGCCCGGGATGAAGGAGGTGGGCCTTTTTCTCGCCGACTTCCGGGAGGTCTCCCTCGGCACGGGGGGGGTGAATGCAACCCTGTTCCGGGAAAAGATGTCGGGAAGGCAGGAGCAAAAAATTGAGGAAACGATCGACCAGGTGTCCCTCTTTCTCAAACAGCGGCATCCCGACCTGTTAGATGACCTCGAAGGGCTCCTCGTCGTCGAAGCGCCCCTCAGGAAGCGGGTCTCCTTTTTTACCACCTACGGGGTGGTCGTATCGGACAGGATATTCGACTCCCTCTACCTGTTTCAATCCCAGCATCAGGAATCGCTGATAGAGGCTGTCTTCAGCTATCTCGCATCGTCACGGGATGGGGGGAAGGGCTTCATTTCGAGAGTCTATGCCGAGTTTGTCGGGGAGATACTGAAAGACGAGTTCAGGGAGTTTACCGAACTGAGGCTGAGGAGCCTGAGAAACATGGTCAAGCCCTTCAGGTTCATCCCGCAGTTCGACAGCATCTACTACGACAGGGAGATGCCCTTTTCCCGCTCATACATCAGGACGGTTTACCGCTTTGGTTTTCCCGGGGAAGACTTCCCGACTGCCGAGTACCGGCGGGTGACGGGCGATTCGATCTACCGGGTCATGAGGTCCTACGAGACGATCGATGCCCGTTATGTTCTCACGCGATACCTTGCGGGGGCTGACCTCCTCGAAGTCCTCTCGGAGGCTGGCCTGAAAGACGATTTCCTCTCGCTTCTGGTCGCCGACCCCAGGAGCGACTACCGGCTGGTATCGGTTGAGGCCAGAGACGGGTCCCATGAGATCAAGCTGGCCAACCCGCGGGAAGATGCTCCGCGGGAGGGCGTAAAGGTGCTCGTCTCGCTCTCCGACGGGACGGAAAAAAACCTCGTCTGGGACACGGAGCAGAGGGAGGCATCACTTACCGTGGAATCCGCGCCGGGCGTGGAGGTTAAGAACGTGGCCGTCGACCCCGATCTCGTCATGGAGGACACCGACCGCTCGAACAACTACGTGAAGAGGCCGCTTCGCTTCGTCCTCCAATCAACGAGATTCAGCTATGATTTCAACACGAAGGATTTCCAAG includes:
- a CDS encoding phosphopyruvate hydratase — protein: MSIIVDVFARQILDSRGNPTIEVEVTLESGAVGRAAVPSGASTGTREAVELRDGNPRKYLGKSVEKAVKNVNAVIAPKMIGLDATEQVFIDNFLLALDGTPNKSKLGANAILGFSLAAAKAAAQYTGLPLYQYIGGVHSCTLPVPMMNIVNGGAHADNNVDIQEFMIMPLGAASFAKALQMGTETFHALKKVLKSRGYSTSVGDEGGFAPHLESNEEAFEVIVEAIGKAGYKAGKDIALAIDAAASEFFSRGKYVFKKSDGSKKSPEEMVSFYGRLAKKYPIVSIEDGFAENDWKGWKLFTRAMGDRMQIVGDDVFVTNPQIIEKGIREGVANSVLIKLNQIGTLTETIEAVELAKRAGFTSVVSHRSGETEDTTIADFVVALGTGQIKTGSACRTDRVCKYNQLLRIEEELEGFARYPGWSVFYNIAVKK
- a CDS encoding TonB family protein, with translation MNNKKRLNTYIIASMFLHVTSILFLMTIKTEPLKEPRVAFVELIDIPRATEIEKALPGLIDSKKFKKTKPAEEKTPQQKPLPPFKDRVLEGKVPDLPVNPDLPPEKVMPKVATQTKSEEAEKGKQGQEASNRQEEKSKIADSEGKGADERGKVPRVKDLTPTLGKMVLAARERNTKGEGKGEGENIGTKSEAKQQGEFSEVARAGTVLTPLDNPSIQYISYFASIKRKIELVWQYPFDAIQRGIQGDLILDFSINRGGDLKNIKLVRSSGFAILDEEAIESIRKAAPFSPIPKQYRIDELNIRANFIYEMHYLKIK
- a CDS encoding DNA-binding protein HU (histone-like DNA-binding protein); translation: MTKAELVAKIAGETKVSKAAAEKVLNSAIKNVTMALKKGDKITLTGFGTFSVSKRKARKGRNPQTGAAIRIKATKVPKFSPGKGLKDAVSGKK
- a CDS encoding rhomboid family intramembrane serine protease; this translates as MIPLRDTIPSERKPVVNYAIIGLNAFFFLIEVFAGGAQHDIITNFGVIPFRFVDNWSSSLRELLTPLSAMFLHGGWLHILSNMLYLYIFGDNVEDALGHGKYLAFYLTCGFLSFLTQIMINTSSMVPNIGASGAVAGVLGAYLLLYPRARVVTLLPLFVVFTMVEIPAYFFLGFWFLMQLAGGTAQLGNQNPFSGGIAFWAHIGGFVAGALLLGLFLPKWRMRFPGRRL
- a CDS encoding 2,3-bisphosphoglycerate-independent phosphoglycerate mutase, with amino-acid sequence MDRRRFVALVILDGWGHREEKEYNAVAMANTPFFDHIASRYPGTIIYASQERVGLPNGQMGNSEVGHLNIGAGRVVYQDFVRINKAVEGGEFFENQVLLDAMRKTREWGRPLHLIGLVSDGGVHSMDTHLLALIAMAKKNGIARVYVHALLDGRDTPPKSGAGYLSELRDEMERIGVGKIATVGGRYYGMDRDNRWERTERAYRALVFGEGIAQEDPVEAVKRSYEKGVTDEFVEPVVIVKDGVPVGPIEHGDGIVFFNFRADRARQLTRALALPAFEKFDRGGFLEPTYVCMTLYDETFRLPVAFSPKTMKNSLGEVFTREGIRNLRIAETEKYAHVTYFFNGGEEEVFDGETRILIPSPSVPTYDLKPEMSAYEVADRAVSEIRKGAFDVMVLNFANPDMVGHTGIIEAAVAAVEAVDANLGKVVKLVLDAGGVALVTSDHGNVEIMVDPETGQPHTAHTINPVPFIVVDPHFRGRLKENRALEDIAPTILKLLGLPVPGEMTGQDIRVDG